The genomic segment TTTCGAGTCTGGCTATCCAGAGTTGGTCGGTGGCCGATTGAGCTCGTTCGAGAACTACGTCATGGAGAGCGCCGCCTTTGAGCGAGGGACGTCTGGAACCGCTCAGGTGCCTGAGCTGATCCCCACGGCGGACGAGCATGTCTTCTGGAAGAACACGCTTTCGCCTTTCGAGAGCAGTAACCTGGGGCACTGGTTGAACAAGCGGGGCATCGACACACTCGCGATCGCTGGAGTGGTCACTCACTACGCGGTGCTTGCGACGGCGCTCGCGGCCTTTGACCGCGGCTTTCGCGTGATGGTGATCAAAGACTGCTGCGCCTCGGGGTCGCGGGAGCGCCACGACATGGCGCTGGAGATCCTCGATCCGTTGTGTG from the Polyangiaceae bacterium genome contains:
- a CDS encoding cysteine hydrolase; amino-acid sequence: MASINVHDTAVLFIDFQHDVCARGGRMVSQSDEVIASFEGVRSQAGWLLEQLRDLPPGAPHYAFVAHGFESGYPELVGGRLSSFENYVMESAAFERGTSGTAQVPELIPTADEHVFWKNTLSPFESSNLGHWLNKRGIDTLAIAGVVTHYAVLATALAAFDRGFRVMVIKDCCASGSRERHDMALEILDPLCEMVSAEDLHARLYDASGKHRTASRPAQSQPKAV